The Streptomyces sp. Je 1-332 genome has a window encoding:
- a CDS encoding aldo/keto reductase: MEYTQLGRTGLKVSRLALGTMNFGPLTNEPDSHTIMDAALDAGINYFDTANVYGWDENKGRTEEILGTWFTQGGERRDKTVLATKMYGNMALDGKPAWPNHDLLSAVNIRRSVEASLKRLQTDYIDIYQFHHIDRRTPFEEIWQAIDVLIGQGKILYAGSSNFPGYKIAQANEIASRRGSYGLVSEQCLYNLAERSAEMEVIPAAQDYGLGVIPWSPLHSGLLGGVLKKEGEGKRRAGGRAAQELAKPEVRARVQAYEDLLDKHGLAPGEVALAWLLTRPGITGPIVGPRTPEQLTSALRAVDLKLSDELLDALDEIFPGPGPSPESFAW; encoded by the coding sequence ATGGAGTACACGCAGCTGGGACGCACAGGACTCAAGGTCAGTCGACTCGCGCTCGGGACCATGAACTTCGGGCCACTGACCAACGAGCCCGACAGCCACACGATCATGGACGCCGCGCTCGACGCGGGCATCAACTACTTCGACACCGCCAACGTCTACGGGTGGGACGAGAACAAGGGCCGCACCGAGGAGATCCTCGGCACGTGGTTCACGCAGGGCGGCGAGCGGCGCGACAAGACCGTCCTCGCCACCAAGATGTACGGGAACATGGCGCTCGACGGAAAGCCGGCGTGGCCCAACCACGACCTGCTCTCGGCGGTCAACATCCGCCGCTCCGTGGAGGCTTCGCTCAAGCGGCTGCAGACCGACTACATCGACATCTACCAGTTCCACCACATCGACCGCCGCACTCCCTTCGAGGAGATCTGGCAGGCGATTGACGTGCTGATCGGCCAGGGCAAGATCCTCTACGCGGGTTCATCGAACTTCCCCGGATACAAGATCGCCCAGGCCAACGAGATCGCCTCGCGGCGCGGCAGCTACGGCCTCGTCAGCGAGCAGTGCCTCTACAACCTCGCCGAGCGCAGCGCCGAGATGGAGGTCATCCCGGCCGCCCAGGACTACGGCCTCGGCGTCATCCCGTGGTCGCCGCTGCACAGCGGGCTGCTCGGCGGCGTGCTGAAGAAGGAGGGCGAGGGCAAGCGGCGCGCGGGTGGGCGTGCCGCCCAGGAGCTCGCGAAGCCCGAGGTGCGCGCGCGGGTCCAGGCCTACGAGGACCTCCTCGACAAGCACGGCCTCGCGCCGGGCGAGGTGGCACTGGCGTGGCTGCTCACCCGGCCCGGCATCACGGGGCCGATCGTCGGGCCGCGTACGCCCGAGCAGCTCACCAGCGCGCTGCGCGCGGTCGATCTCAAACTCTCGGACGAGCTGCTCGACGCCCTGGACGAGATCTTCCCGGGGCCGGGGCCTTCGCCGGAGTCCTTCGCCTGGTGA
- a CDS encoding GNAT family N-acetyltransferase, giving the protein MDSHSHITIRPTGPDDIPTVLALFDEAVAWLVSQGRTGQWGDQPWSTNPKTIALVEKYLTTGSAWIAEIGGQPVGTVTLTDGPGSYIPPVDEPERYIHLLASRHGTGAGAALLAHAAEETRKQGVSLLRVDCYAGGDGKLVAFYERNGFTRTETFVEQDGTWPGQILARRVS; this is encoded by the coding sequence ATGGACAGCCACAGCCACATAACCATCCGCCCCACCGGCCCCGACGACATCCCCACCGTTCTCGCCCTCTTCGACGAAGCCGTCGCCTGGCTCGTGTCGCAGGGCCGTACCGGACAGTGGGGCGACCAACCCTGGTCGACGAACCCCAAGACCATCGCCCTGGTGGAGAAGTATCTGACCACCGGCTCCGCCTGGATCGCGGAGATCGGCGGGCAGCCGGTCGGCACGGTCACGCTGACCGACGGGCCGGGGTCGTACATCCCGCCGGTGGACGAGCCGGAGCGCTACATCCACCTGCTGGCCTCCCGGCACGGCACGGGCGCGGGCGCCGCCCTCCTGGCGCATGCGGCCGAGGAGACCCGGAAGCAGGGGGTCTCCCTGCTCCGGGTCGACTGCTACGCGGGCGGCGACGGCAAGCTCGTGGCGTTCTACGAGCGCAACGGCTTCACACGGACCGAGACCTTCGTCGAGCAGGACGGCACCTGGCCGGGCCAGATCCTGGCCCGGCGGGTGTCGTAG
- a CDS encoding DUF2530 domain-containing protein, translating to MEKWTPKHDAPEPLEGPVVATITGGTILWFVLFLVQLPFYGWFDDRDATWWVWTCLAGAGLGLIGIWYVRGRDAALKRDAERKAQTAAE from the coding sequence ATGGAGAAGTGGACCCCCAAGCACGACGCGCCGGAGCCCCTGGAGGGCCCCGTCGTCGCCACCATCACGGGCGGCACGATCCTCTGGTTCGTCCTCTTCCTGGTGCAGCTGCCCTTCTACGGCTGGTTCGACGACCGCGACGCGACCTGGTGGGTGTGGACCTGCCTGGCCGGCGCCGGCCTCGGCCTGATCGGCATCTGGTACGTGCGGGGCCGCGACGCCGCCCTCAAGCGGGACGCGGAGCGCAAGGCGCAGACCGCCGCGGAGTAA
- a CDS encoding ribbon-helix-helix protein, CopG family, whose translation MGSTVLSLRIDGELLDRLKQHAAKRGMSVQDYVVGTLIRGDFDERFRSAVEETEKFYGAA comes from the coding sequence ATGGGATCGACAGTGCTCAGCCTGCGAATAGACGGTGAGCTGCTCGACCGGCTCAAGCAGCACGCCGCGAAAAGGGGAATGAGCGTCCAGGACTACGTGGTCGGGACGCTCATTCGCGGTGACTTCGACGAGCGTTTCCGCTCGGCCGTCGAAGAGACGGAAAAGTTCTACGGGGCGGCCTGA
- the thpR gene encoding RNA 2',3'-cyclic phosphodiesterase codes for MRLFAALLPPPAAADELAHAVEKLKTLPGAEDLRWTRRESWHFTLAFMAEVPDEAVPELSTRLERAAHRTPPFPLALHAGGHFGDRALWAGARGDVEALRLLARRADAAARKSGIPMEEHRHYRPHLTLARGHGEPSLRAYADALADFDGTEWTVAELTLVRSNLPVSGVPGERPRYEVVGRWPLGGAG; via the coding sequence ATGAGACTCTTCGCGGCACTCCTGCCGCCTCCCGCGGCGGCAGACGAACTGGCCCACGCAGTGGAGAAGTTGAAGACGCTGCCGGGCGCCGAAGACCTCCGCTGGACGCGCCGCGAGAGCTGGCACTTCACGCTCGCCTTCATGGCGGAAGTACCCGACGAGGCGGTCCCGGAGCTCTCCACCCGCCTGGAGCGAGCCGCGCACCGCACACCCCCCTTCCCCCTCGCCCTCCACGCCGGAGGCCACTTCGGCGACCGAGCCCTGTGGGCAGGGGCCCGCGGCGACGTGGAAGCCCTGCGCCTCCTCGCCCGAAGGGCGGACGCCGCAGCCCGCAAGTCCGGCATCCCCATGGAGGAGCACCGCCACTACCGCCCCCACCTGACCCTGGCCCGCGGCCACGGAGAGCCGTCCCTGCGCGCGTACGCCGACGCCCTCGCGGACTTCGACGGTACGGAGTGGACCGTGGCCGAGCTGACCCTCGTACGGAGCAATCTGCCCGTGAGCGGGGTGCCGGGGGAGCGGCCCCGTTATGAGGTGGTCGGTCGATGGCCACTGGGCGGAGCCGGTTAA
- a CDS encoding HAD-IC family P-type ATPase yields the protein MTHIDAGAELDPVHPVAPPSGRATGLTAAEVAERVARGEVNDVPIRSSRSATEIVRANVFTRFNAIIGVLWVIMLFVAPIQDSLFGFVIVANTGIGIIQELRAKKTLDGLAVIGEAKPTVRRDGTAAEISTSEIVLGDLVELGPGDKIVVDGEAVETESLEVDESLLTGEADPVIKKPGDKMMSGSFVVAGGGAFTATKVGREAYAAQLAEEASRFTLVHSELRSGISTILKYVTWLMVPTSIGLIISQLVVKDDNFKESIAYTVGGIVPMIPEGLVLLTSVAFAIGVIRLGRQQCLVQELPAIEGLARVDTVCLDKTGTLTEGGMDVTELRPLNGTDETYVRKVLGALGESDPRPNASLQAIIDAYPDSEEWRCTESLPFSSARKYSGASFSEGDGDDSAWLLGAPDVLLPDGDPSLAEIEDLNQQGLRVLLLARAAGALDDPDVASGARATALVVLEQRLRPDAADTLRYFEEQDVSAKVISGDNAVSVGAVAGKLSLPGAENTVDARKLPTEQGEMAEALDANSVFGRVTPQQKRDMVGALQSRGHTVAMTGDGVNDVLALKDADIGVSMGSGSEATRAVAQIVLLNNSFATLPSVVAEGRRVIGNITRVATLFLVKTVYSVVIALLVVCSQVEYLFLPRHLTLLSTLTIGVPAFFLALAPNKERAKPHFVRRVMRYAIPGGVVAGAATFCTYLLARSHYSGAGAREAETSAATLALFLIAMWVLAIIARPYTWWRLGLIGVMGLGFLLVLTVPWLQDFFQLKLVGTTMPWAAVAIAAAASLIIEIIFRWVGRRFPA from the coding sequence ATGACGCATATCGACGCGGGCGCCGAGCTCGACCCGGTCCACCCGGTGGCGCCGCCCAGCGGACGCGCGACGGGTCTGACCGCCGCCGAGGTCGCCGAGCGGGTCGCACGCGGCGAGGTCAACGACGTACCGATCCGCAGTTCACGGTCCGCCACCGAGATCGTCCGGGCGAACGTCTTCACCCGCTTCAACGCGATCATCGGCGTGCTCTGGGTGATCATGCTCTTCGTCGCGCCGATCCAGGACTCCCTCTTCGGCTTCGTGATCGTCGCCAACACGGGCATCGGCATCATCCAGGAGCTGCGCGCCAAGAAGACCCTGGACGGACTCGCGGTCATCGGCGAGGCGAAGCCGACCGTGCGGCGCGACGGCACCGCGGCCGAGATCTCCACCTCCGAGATCGTCCTCGGCGACCTGGTGGAACTGGGCCCCGGCGACAAGATCGTCGTGGACGGCGAGGCGGTCGAGACCGAGAGCCTGGAGGTCGACGAGTCGCTCCTGACCGGTGAGGCCGACCCGGTCATCAAGAAGCCCGGCGACAAGATGATGTCGGGCTCCTTCGTGGTCGCGGGCGGCGGCGCGTTCACCGCTACGAAGGTCGGCCGCGAGGCGTACGCGGCGCAGCTGGCCGAGGAGGCCAGCCGCTTCACGCTCGTCCACTCCGAGCTGCGCTCCGGCATCTCCACGATCCTCAAGTACGTGACGTGGCTGATGGTCCCGACCTCGATCGGCCTGATCATCAGCCAGCTCGTCGTCAAGGACGACAACTTCAAGGAGTCCATCGCCTACACCGTGGGCGGGATCGTCCCCATGATCCCGGAGGGCCTCGTGCTCCTCACCTCGGTCGCCTTCGCGATCGGCGTGATCCGCCTCGGCCGCCAGCAGTGCCTGGTCCAGGAACTCCCCGCGATCGAGGGCCTGGCCCGCGTCGACACGGTCTGCCTCGACAAGACCGGCACCCTCACCGAGGGCGGCATGGACGTCACCGAGTTGCGTCCCCTGAACGGCACGGACGAGACGTACGTACGGAAGGTCCTCGGCGCCCTGGGGGAATCCGACCCGCGGCCGAACGCCTCGCTCCAGGCGATCATCGACGCCTACCCCGACAGCGAGGAGTGGCGCTGCACGGAGTCGCTGCCCTTCTCCTCGGCCCGCAAATACAGCGGCGCCTCCTTCAGCGAGGGCGACGGCGACGACTCGGCGTGGCTGCTCGGCGCCCCGGACGTGCTGCTGCCCGACGGCGACCCGTCCCTCGCCGAGATCGAGGACCTGAACCAACAGGGCCTGCGCGTACTGCTCCTGGCCCGCGCCGCCGGTGCGCTTGACGACCCGGACGTGGCCTCGGGGGCCCGCGCGACCGCCTTGGTCGTCCTGGAGCAGCGGCTGCGCCCGGACGCCGCGGACACCCTGCGGTACTTCGAGGAGCAGGACGTCAGCGCGAAGGTCATCTCGGGAGACAACGCGGTCTCCGTGGGCGCGGTCGCCGGGAAGCTGAGCCTGCCGGGCGCGGAGAACACCGTGGACGCCCGCAAGCTGCCCACGGAACAGGGCGAGATGGCCGAGGCCCTGGACGCCAACTCCGTCTTCGGCCGTGTCACCCCGCAGCAGAAGCGCGACATGGTGGGCGCCCTCCAGTCACGCGGCCACACGGTCGCGATGACGGGCGACGGCGTGAACGACGTCCTGGCCCTGAAGGACGCCGACATCGGCGTCTCGATGGGCTCGGGCTCCGAGGCGACGCGGGCGGTCGCGCAGATCGTGCTACTGAACAACAGCTTCGCGACGCTGCCCTCGGTGGTCGCGGAGGGCCGCCGGGTCATCGGCAACATCACGCGGGTGGCGACGCTGTTCCTGGTGAAGACGGTCTACTCGGTGGTCATCGCACTGCTTGTGGTCTGCTCGCAGGTGGAGTACTTGTTCCTGCCGCGCCACTTGACGCTCCTGTCGACCCTGACGATCGGCGTCCCGGCCTTCTTCCTCGCCCTCGCGCCCAACAAGGAGAGGGCCAAGCCGCACTTCGTACGAAGGGTCATGCGGTACGCGATCCCGGGCGGGGTCGTCGCGGGCGCCGCCACCTTCTGCACGTATCTGCTCGCCCGGAGCCACTACTCGGGCGCGGGCGCACGGGAAGCCGAGACCAGCGCGGCCACGCTGGCGCTGTTCCTGATCGCCATGTGGGTCCTCGCGATCATCGCCCGCCCCTACACGTGGTGGCGGCTCGGTCTGATCGGCGTGATGGGTCTCGGCTTCCTGCTGGTGCTGACCGTGCCGTGGCTCCAGGACTTCTTCCAACTGAAGCTGGTGGGCACGACGATGCCGTGGGCAGCGGTCGCCATCGCGGCGGCGGCCTCCCTGATCATCGAGATCATCTTCCGCTGGGTGGGCCGCCGCTTTCCGGCGTGA
- a CDS encoding MFS transporter, with translation MSTGSGADSAPAPTTLDKAPAKSSMFSSLKIRNYRLFASGAVVSNTGTWMARITQDWLVLSLTGSSAAVGITTAMQFLPMLLFGLYGGVIADRFAKRKLLFCTQGAMSISGLFLAALTLSGNVQVWHVYLAAFFTGLVTVVDNPTRQSFVSEMVGPDQVRNAVSLNSANFQSARLIGPAVASGLTAAVGPGWAFLANGLSFLAPLTGLMLMRTRELHPTPRKPRGKGQLREGLNYVSKHPELIWPIVLVGFIGTFGFNFPIWLSAFADDIFHGGVGMYGLFNTLMAIGSLAGALLAARRGTSRLRLLAGAAIAFGVLQIVAAFAPDLWMFVALIVPIGILGLTVNVTANSSVQMATDPEMRGRVMSLFMMVFTGGTPLGGPLFGWLADAYGVRVSMAVGGLICAVAAVGVGLMLARAANLRLKVDLRRGRQHVQFVPREQLATAA, from the coding sequence TTGAGTACGGGATCCGGAGCAGACTCCGCCCCCGCACCAACCACCCTCGACAAAGCCCCCGCCAAGTCGTCGATGTTCAGCTCGCTGAAGATCCGCAACTACCGGCTCTTCGCCTCCGGCGCCGTTGTCTCCAACACCGGCACGTGGATGGCGCGCATCACCCAGGACTGGCTGGTCCTGAGCCTCACGGGCTCCTCGGCCGCGGTCGGCATCACCACCGCGATGCAGTTCCTGCCGATGCTTCTGTTCGGTCTGTACGGCGGCGTCATCGCCGACCGCTTCGCCAAGCGGAAGCTGCTCTTCTGCACCCAGGGCGCGATGAGCATCAGCGGCCTGTTCCTGGCGGCGCTCACCCTGAGCGGCAACGTCCAGGTCTGGCACGTCTACCTCGCGGCGTTCTTCACGGGTCTCGTCACGGTCGTCGACAACCCGACCCGGCAGTCGTTCGTGTCCGAGATGGTCGGCCCCGACCAGGTGCGCAACGCGGTCAGCCTGAACTCCGCCAACTTCCAGTCCGCACGCCTCATCGGCCCCGCCGTGGCCAGTGGCCTCACCGCCGCCGTCGGACCCGGCTGGGCGTTCCTCGCCAACGGCCTGTCCTTCCTCGCGCCGCTCACCGGCCTGATGCTGATGCGCACCCGCGAGCTGCACCCCACACCGCGCAAGCCGCGCGGCAAGGGACAGCTGAGGGAAGGCCTGAACTACGTCTCCAAGCACCCCGAACTGATCTGGCCGATCGTCCTCGTCGGCTTCATCGGCACCTTCGGGTTCAACTTCCCGATCTGGCTGAGCGCCTTCGCGGACGACATCTTCCACGGCGGCGTGGGGATGTACGGGCTCTTCAACACCCTGATGGCCATCGGCTCCCTCGCGGGCGCTCTGCTCGCCGCCCGGCGCGGGACCTCACGCCTGCGGCTGCTCGCAGGGGCGGCGATCGCCTTCGGCGTGCTGCAGATCGTGGCGGCCTTCGCGCCTGACCTCTGGATGTTCGTCGCGCTGATCGTGCCGATCGGCATCCTCGGTCTGACGGTGAACGTCACCGCCAACTCCTCGGTCCAGATGGCCACCGACCCCGAGATGCGGGGCCGGGTGATGTCCCTCTTCATGATGGTCTTCACCGGCGGTACGCCGCTGGGCGGCCCCCTCTTCGGCTGGCTCGCCGACGCGTACGGAGTGCGCGTCAGCATGGCCGTGGGCGGCCTCATCTGCGCCGTGGCCGCGGTCGGCGTCGGCCTGATGCTGGCCCGCGCCGCGAACCTGCGGCTCAAGGTGGATCTGCGGCGCGGGCGGCAGCACGTGCAGTTCGTGCCGCGCGAACAGCTGGCAACGGCGGCGTAG
- a CDS encoding MarR family transcriptional regulator yields the protein MPDLSHGDDAAAVNSLRSAVMRLSRRLKHQRVDESLSPTEMSVLGTLARCGHATPGELARKEHVQPPSMTRIVALLEAKGLVRLEPHPEDRRQKVVTQTETAEAMLEESRRKRNAWLAGLAEHLDEDEWERLRAAAPVLEKLAHL from the coding sequence ATGCCGGACCTCTCCCATGGTGACGACGCCGCCGCCGTGAACTCCCTGCGCTCCGCCGTGATGCGCCTGTCCCGTCGACTCAAGCACCAGCGGGTCGACGAGTCGCTGAGCCCCACCGAGATGTCGGTGCTCGGCACCCTCGCCCGCTGCGGCCACGCCACCCCCGGTGAGCTGGCCCGCAAGGAACACGTGCAGCCGCCGTCGATGACCCGCATCGTCGCGCTGCTCGAAGCCAAGGGTCTCGTCCGGCTCGAACCGCATCCCGAGGACCGCCGCCAGAAGGTGGTGACCCAGACGGAGACGGCCGAGGCCATGCTCGAGGAGAGCCGCCGCAAGCGGAACGCCTGGCTGGCCGGCCTGGCCGAGCACCTCGACGAGGACGAGTGGGAGCGACTGCGCGCCGCCGCGCCCGTCCTGGAGAAGCTCGCACATCTGTAG
- a CDS encoding NCS2 family permease, protein MSPSATAPVDAKPPHPNSPHGGLDKYFKITERGSTLAREVRGGFATFFAMAYIIVLNPIILGSAKDMYGHQLDNGQLVTATALVAAFTTLLMGVIGNVPIALAAGLGVNTVVALQLAPRMSWPDAMGMVVLAGFVVMLLVATGLRERVMSAVPLGLRKGIAIGIGLFIMLIGLVDSGFVSRMPDAAQTTVPLQLGGDGHLNGWPVLVFVLGAVLTLCLLVRKVPGAILISIVVMTIVAMVINAVATVPSWGLTTPEWPGNPVATPDFGLVGQVSLFGGFEKVGLLTGILFVFTVLLSCFFDAMGTIMGVGDEAKLTDAKGNMPGMNKVLFVDGIAVAAGGASSSSATTCFVESTAGVGEGARTGFANIVTGGLFAVALFLTPIATMVPSQAATPALLAVGFLILSGSIGQIDWTDFTIAIPAFLTMMMMPFTYSITNGIGIGFISFTALRLASGRAREVPVAMYIVSAVFAFYYLMPALGLT, encoded by the coding sequence ATGTCCCCCTCGGCCACTGCTCCGGTCGATGCCAAACCGCCGCACCCGAATTCCCCGCACGGGGGCCTCGACAAGTACTTCAAGATCACGGAGCGGGGCTCGACCCTGGCCAGGGAAGTCCGCGGCGGCTTCGCCACCTTCTTCGCGATGGCGTACATCATCGTCCTGAACCCGATCATCCTGGGCAGCGCGAAGGACATGTACGGGCACCAGCTCGACAACGGCCAGCTGGTGACCGCCACCGCCCTGGTCGCCGCCTTCACCACGCTGCTCATGGGCGTCATCGGCAACGTCCCGATCGCGCTCGCCGCCGGCCTCGGCGTGAACACCGTGGTCGCCCTCCAGCTCGCGCCCCGCATGTCGTGGCCCGACGCCATGGGCATGGTCGTCCTCGCGGGCTTCGTCGTGATGCTGCTCGTGGCGACCGGACTGCGGGAGCGGGTGATGAGCGCCGTGCCGCTGGGTCTGCGCAAGGGCATCGCGATCGGCATCGGCCTCTTCATCATGCTGATCGGCCTCGTTGACTCCGGCTTCGTCTCGCGCATGCCGGACGCCGCACAGACCACGGTCCCGCTGCAGCTCGGCGGCGACGGGCACCTCAACGGCTGGCCCGTGCTCGTCTTCGTGCTCGGCGCGGTGCTCACGCTCTGCCTGCTCGTGCGCAAGGTGCCGGGCGCGATCCTCATCAGCATCGTCGTCATGACGATCGTCGCGATGGTCATCAACGCGGTCGCGACCGTGCCCTCCTGGGGCCTGACGACGCCCGAGTGGCCCGGCAACCCCGTCGCGACCCCGGACTTCGGCCTCGTCGGTCAGGTCAGCCTGTTCGGCGGCTTCGAGAAGGTCGGGCTGCTCACCGGCATCCTCTTCGTCTTCACCGTGCTCCTGTCCTGCTTCTTCGACGCCATGGGCACGATCATGGGCGTCGGCGACGAGGCCAAGCTGACCGACGCCAAGGGCAACATGCCGGGCATGAACAAGGTCCTGTTCGTCGACGGCATCGCGGTCGCCGCGGGCGGCGCCTCGTCCTCGTCCGCCACCACCTGCTTCGTGGAGTCCACGGCGGGCGTCGGCGAAGGCGCCCGTACGGGCTTCGCCAACATCGTCACCGGCGGTCTCTTCGCCGTGGCGCTGTTCCTCACGCCCATCGCGACGATGGTCCCGTCCCAGGCGGCCACGCCCGCGCTGCTCGCGGTCGGCTTCCTGATCCTGTCCGGCTCGATCGGCCAGATCGACTGGACGGACTTCACCATCGCCATTCCGGCGTTCCTGACGATGATGATGATGCCGTTCACGTACTCGATCACGAACGGCATCGGCATCGGCTTCATCAGCTTCACCGCGCTGAGGCTGGCCTCGGGCCGCGCCCGCGAGGTGCCGGTCGCCATGTACATCGTGTCGGCCGTCTTCGCCTTCTACTACCTGATGCCGGCGCTGGGCCTCACGTAG
- a CDS encoding prevent-host-death family protein, producing the protein MSLSRPEAVTFSDLSRNPKAVAERAARLGRLRVTHRDAQDFYLTEAGREDQRDQSLTTASRVFVALMRHDASVRALLLAIPEVFPWARHLEDPEVREFTVELVEALSDAAELDLDRNAAEVIAGWRATARIKADPAEHRAVAEATEGDFGPVDLPG; encoded by the coding sequence ATGAGCCTCAGTCGTCCCGAAGCCGTGACCTTCTCCGACCTCTCCCGGAACCCGAAGGCCGTCGCCGAGCGGGCGGCGCGGCTGGGCAGGCTGCGCGTCACACACCGGGACGCGCAAGATTTCTACCTGACCGAGGCCGGTCGCGAGGACCAGCGGGACCAGTCGCTGACCACAGCCTCGCGGGTGTTCGTCGCCCTGATGCGTCACGACGCGAGCGTCCGAGCGCTGCTCCTGGCCATACCGGAAGTCTTCCCCTGGGCTCGGCATCTGGAGGACCCGGAGGTGCGGGAGTTCACGGTCGAGTTGGTCGAGGCACTGTCGGACGCGGCCGAATTGGACCTCGACCGTAACGCCGCAGAGGTCATCGCAGGCTGGCGTGCCACGGCCCGCATCAAGGCGGACCCGGCAGAGCACCGCGCGGTCGCAGAGGCCACCGAGGGCGACTTCGGGCCGGTGGACCTCCCCGGATGA